From one Triticum aestivum cultivar Chinese Spring chromosome 4B, IWGSC CS RefSeq v2.1, whole genome shotgun sequence genomic stretch:
- the LOC123093368 gene encoding ylmG homolog protein 2, chloroplastic: MASPHADPQQHHASAPPLLLAVRRIPYPGAQRPRALPAPDLAPLARRLDELTAAAAAHPLLKPLFDLRHHLSTFSQSRRQRMVAMRQAACPLAGGEGCFAAVLGGSVAGMVVSNGVNSFLSLYNTVLVIRLVLTWFPNTPPAIVSPLSTVCDPYLNIFRGIIPPLGGLDLSPILAFLVLNALTGTAAALPAELPAQNAASGSVHPDELTANQRKWMRRFRPGKSQEAAGAR; the protein is encoded by the exons ATGGCCTCGCCGCACGCCGACCCGCAGCAGCACCACGCGTCGGCGCCGCCCCTCCTGCTCGCCGTACGCCGCATCCCGTACCCGGGGGCCCAGCGGCCGCGCGCGCTCCCCGCCCCGGACCTCGCCCCTCTCGCGCGCCGCCTCGACGAGCTCACCGCCGCGGCGGCCGCCCACCCGCTCCTGAAGCCGCTCTTcgacctccgccaccacctctccACCTTCTCTCAG AGCAGGAGGCAGAGGATGGTGGCGATGCGGCAGGCGGCGTGCCCGCTGGCCGGCGGCGAGGGCTGCTTCGCGGCGGTGCTGGGCGGGTCCGTGGCCGGCATGGTGGTGTCCAACGGCGTCAACAGCTTCCTCAGCCTCTACAACACCGTGCTCGTCATCCGTCTCGTCCTCACCTGGTTCCCCAACACGCCGCCCGCCATCGTCTCGCCCCTCAG CACGGTGTGTGACCCGTACCTGAACATCTTCCGGGGCATCATCCCGCCGCTGGGAGGGCTGGACCTGTCCCCCATCCTCGCCTTCCTGGTGCTCAACGCCCTCACcggcaccgccgccgcgctcccggCCGAGCTCCCCGCCCAGAACGCCGCGTCCGGCTCCGTGCACCCTGACGAGCTCACCGCCAACCAGAGGAAATGGATGCGGAGATTCCGCCCGGGGAAATCGCAAGAGGCTGCTGGTGCTCGCTAG
- the LOC123093367 gene encoding 2-hydroxy-6-oxononadienedioate/2-hydroxy-6-oxononatrienedioate hydrolase, producing the protein MGFSFLPVMEYLSRRAFHAAGLCPHTVTLPCDPGEGGGARTIHYWAPPGEPRLPPLLLIHGFGPMATWQWRRQVGPFSRRFHVVVPDLLCFGGSSPCPSSPAPSESAQAAALAALLDALPGLAATARVAVAGTSYGGFVAYSLARAAGPARVGPVVISNSDLLKTAEDDRAFLERAGGEWASAADLLMPLDARTARRLMELSFYRKQVTSMLPDFLIREGVQRLFSDKREEKIELMKAITVGTDEFQLTPLEQDVLLVWGDHDQIFPVDKAFAVKRCLGENVRLEIFKETGHVPQMEDPNRFNEVVLDFLLASQKSPNQHDQ; encoded by the exons ATGGGCTTCAGCTTCCTCCCCGTGATGGAGTACCTCTCGCGCCGCGCCTTCCACGCCGCCGGCCTCTGCCCCCACACCGTCACCCTCCCCTGCGaccccggcgagggcggcggggctcgaACGATCCACTACTGGGCGCCGCCGGGGGAGCCGCGCCTGCCGCCGCTCCTCCTCATCCACGGCTTCGGGCCCATGGCCACATGGCAGTGGCGCCGACAGGTGGGCCCCTTCTCCCGCCGCTTCCACGTCGTCGTCCCGGACCTGCTCTGCTTCGGCGGCTCCTCCCCATGCCCCTCCTCCCCGGCGCCCTCCGAGTCGGCGCAGGCCGCCGCGCTGGCCGCGCTGCTCGACGCGCTCCCGGGCCTCGCGGCGACGGCGCGCGTCGCCGTGGCCGGCACGAGCTACGGCGGGTTCGTGGCCTACTCCCTGGCGCGCGCGGCGGGGCCCGCGAGGGTCGGCCCCGTGGTGATATCCAACTCCGACCTGCTCAAGACGGCGGAGGACGACAGGGCGTTCCTCGAGCGCGCCGGCGGCGAGTGGGCGAGCGCGGCGGACTTGCTCATGCCGCTGGACGCGCGCACGGCGCGGCGGCTCATGGAGCTCTCGTTCTACCGGAAGCAGGTCACCTCCATGCTGCCGGACTTCCTGATCAGAGAGGGCGTGCAG AGACTTTTCAGCGATAAGAGGGAGGAGAAGATCGAGCTTATGAAGGCCATCACTGTAGGGACAGATGAGTTCCAACTTACACCCTTGGAGCAG GATGTTTTGCTCGTCTGGGGAGACCATGACCAGATATTCCCTGTGGACAAGGCATTCGCTGTCAAGAG GTGCTTAGGAGAGAATGTGAGGTTGGAAATCTTCAAGGAAACCGGGCATGTGCCGCAGATGGAGGACCCGAATCGGTTCAACGAGGTCGTCTTGGACTTCTTGCTTGCCTCTCAAAAGTCCCCAAACCAGCATGATCAGTAG
- the LOC123093366 gene encoding copper-transporting ATPase PAA2, chloroplastic, with translation MAAMATAPASPLLHVRAQIPNASHLLFARRLRLPRSRRSAPASQQRLRLIPRELLAGTPRAAADPSASTALDVAPAAEEGTSATVLLDVSGMMCGGCAARVRSILAADARVENAAVNLLAESAAVRLRSPAPGAGEELAERLTVCGFPSAARRGGATAGAAESALKWREMAARKSELLTRSRGRVAFAWTLVALCCGSHASHLLHSFGIHIGHGTFLDVLHNSYVKCGLAMVALFGPGRDILFDGLRAFKQGSPNMNSLVGFGSAAAFAISAVSLLNPELAWNSTFFDEPVMLLGFVLLGRSLEESARLKASSDMNELISLLSPQSRLVITSSSDDLPSDGILNSDAITVEVPVDDVRVGDSVLVLPGETIPVDGNVTGGSSFVDESMLTGESLPVAKEKGCPVFSGTVNWDGPLRIKATTTGPSSTIAKIIRMVEDAQAHEAPVQRLADAIAGPFVYTVMTLSAATFSFWYLLGTHLFPEVLLNDISGPDGDSLLLSLKLAVDVLVVSCPCALGLATPTAILIGTSMGAKRGLLIRGGDVLERLAGIDAIVLDKTGTLTKGKPVVTSIASLAYDKMEILRLAAAVEKTALHPIANAITKETELCKLDIPTTSGQLTQPGFGCLAEVDGRLVAVGNLDWVHNRFETKASPTELSDLGKRLEFVPSSEASSSNQSKSIAYIGREGEGIIGAIAISDVLRDDAKSTVDRLQQEGIATYILSGDRKEAVEGIGETVGIRSENRRSSLTPQEKAGIISTLQGEGHRVAMVGDGINDAPSLAAADVGIAMGTHSKENAASDAASVVLLGNRLSQVADALSLSKATMAKVHQNLAWAVAYNILAIPVAAGALLPQFDFAMTPSLSGGLMALSSIFVVSNSLLLQLHGSLQKAERPGPDHLKSRPKSQIL, from the exons ATGGCCGCCATGGCCACCGctcctgcctctcccctcctccacGTGCGCGCTCAAATTCCCAACGCCAGTCATCTCCTCTTCGCGCGGCGCCTCCGCCTGCCGCGCAGCCGCCGCTCCGCTCCCGCCTCCCAGCAGCGCCTCCGCCTCATCCCGCGCGAGCTTTTAGCGGGCACGCCCCGTGCCGCGGCCGACCCCTCCGCCTCGACCGCCCTCGACGTGGCCCCCGCGGCGGAGGAGGGGACCAGCGCGACCGTGCTGCTCGACGTCAGCGGCATGATGTGCGGCGGCTGCGCGGCGCGGGTGCGGTCGATCCTCGCCGCGGACGCGCGGGTGGAGAACGCGGCGGTCAACCTCCTCGCCGAGTCGGCCGCGGTGCGGCTGCGGTCCCCGGCTCCGGGCGCCGGGGAGGAGCTGGCGGAGAGGCTGACGGTGTGCGGGTTCCCGTCCGCGGCGCGCCGAGGGGGCGCTACCGCGGGCGCCGCGGAGAGCGCGCTCAAGTGGAGGGAGATGGCCGCCCGGAAGTCGGAGCTCCTCACCCGGAGCCGTGGGCGCGTCGCCTTCGCCTGGACGCTCGTCGCGCTCTGCTGCGGCTCGCACGCGTCCCATCTCCTCCACTCGTTCGGCATCCACATCGGCCATG GAACATTTTTGGATGTGTTGCATAACTCGTATGTGAAATGTGGCCTTGCTATGGTGGCATTGTTTGGGCCTGGTAGAG ATATACTTTTTGATGGTCTAAGAGCGTTCAAGCAAGGCTCCCCCAACATGAATTCTCTTGTAGGATTTGGGTCTGCAGCTGCATTTGCTATTAGTGCA GTTTCCTTGCTGAACCCTGAATTGGCATGGAATTCAACGTTCTTCGATGAACCG GTCATGCTTCTTGGATTTGTACTTCTGGGACGATCTCTTGAGGAAAGTGCTAGGCTTAAGGCATCTAGCGATATGAATGAGCTCATT TCACTCTTATCTCCTCAGTCGAGGCTAGTCATTACATCCTCAAGTGACGACCTTCCTTCAGATGGCATTTTGAATTCAGATGCAATAACAGTTGAAGTTCCTGTTGATGATGTCCGTGTTGGAGACTCAGTATTAGTTCTTCCAGGAGAAACTATCCCTGTAGAT GGAAATGTCACTGGAGGATCAAGTTTTGTGGATGAATCAATGCTTACTGGAGAATCCTTGCCGGTAGCAAAAGAAAAAGGATGCCCTGTATTTTCTGGAACTGTTAATTGG GATGGACCTTTAAGGATCAAAGCCACAACCACTGGACCGTCGTCAACAATTGCTAAGATAATCCGCATG GTTGAGGATGCACAAGCACATGAAGCTCCTGTACAAAGGCTTGCGGATGCGATTGCAGGGCCATTTGTGTATACTGTTATGACGTTGTCTGCAGCAACCTTTTCTTTCTG GTACTTATTGGGCACACACCTATTTCCGGAGGTCCTTCTAAATGATATTTCTGGTCCTGATGGGGACTCGTTGCTTTTGAGCTTGAAACTTGCTGTGGATGTACTA GTTGTTTCCTGTCCGTGTGCACTTGGATTAGCTACGCCTACAGCTATCTTAATAGGAACTTCCATGG GCGCTAAAAGAGGGCTACTTATTAGAGGAGGTGATGTTTTGGAGCGTTTGGCTGGGATAGATGCAATTGTTCTGGATAAG ACAGGGACGCTTACGAAAGGAAAACCAGTTGTTACTTCTATTGCTTCTTTAGCATATGACAAGATGGAGATTCTTCGTCTTGCTGCTGCAGTGGAGAAAACAGCATTGCATCCTATTGCGAATGCTATAACGAAGGAGACTGAACTGTGCAAACTGGATATTCCAACGACAAGTGGGCAGCTTACACAGCCTGGTTTTGGCTGTTTGGCTGAAGTAGATGGGCGTTTGGTTGCAGTGGGTAATTTGGACTGGGTCCACAATCGTTTTGAAACCAAGGCGTCGCCGACTGAACTGAGTGATCTTGGAAAGCGCCTAGAGTTTGTGCCTTCCAGTGAAGCATCATCTTCGAATCAGTCAAAATCAATCGCTTATATTGGCCGTGAAGGAGAAGGAATAATAGGTGCTATTGCTATCTCAGATGTTCTGCGTGATGATGCAAAATCAACTGTGGACAG GCTACAGCAGGAAGGAATCGCAACCTATATATTGTCAGGAGACAGGAAAGAGGCAGTGGAAGGCATTGGGGAAACTGTTGGAATCAGGAGTGAAAACAGAAGGTCATCCCTCACCCCACAGGAAAAGGCGGGCATTATATCAACCTTGCAAGGGGAGGGGCATAGAGTTGCCATG GTTGGCGATGGAATAAACGATGCACCCTCTTTGGCAGCTGCTGATGTTGGAATAGCTATGGGAACTCACTCGAAAGAGAATGCCGCCTCTGATGCAGCTTCAGTAGTTCTACTAGGGAACCGACTTTCACAG GTTGCAGATGCCCTATCCCTATCTAAAGCAACCATGGCGAAAGTTCACCAGAACTTGGCCTGGGCGGTGGCATACAACATACTGGCCATCCCCGTCGCGGCTGGGGCGCTACTGCCTCAGTTTGATTTCGCCATGACACCATCTCTTTCAG GAGGACTGATGGCCCTGAGCTCCATCTTTGTCGTCAGCAATTCTTTGCTCCTGCAGCTGCATGGATCGTTGCAGAAGGCAGAAAGACCCGGACCGGATCACCTGAAGTCTAGACCAAAGTCCCAGATATTATAG